TATTTATCAAATACAAGATAAAATGTACACATATTTAAGCTTAGGCATATTAAAACCAAAGATCAAAccgaatcaaaacaaaaatcaaaactgaatcaatgttaaattatcatttttgaTATAACTGAATCACCCAaatatttttgtcaaaattttaaatttattcgcATTGTCTAATATTTTATCcacaaaatccaaaatataacttttatccaaataattcaaaattatccataaaaaagaaaccaaatcatAACCAAAttgaacttaatattttatcaaattcttAGTATTGTTATCCAAGCTAAACTGAAataatcaaaccaaaaccaaaactaaattcatgtttatatatctcttaaatttaaaaaccaaaaactacaaCCGGAATcgaaccaaaaactaaaaaggtTGGAACtggagcaaaaaaaaaacattcatgtctaaacatatcaataaaaaaaaacaaacggaTTAATAAATTTCTTGGCAAAAAACAATTTCCCAATTTAGAAAGCACAGATAATATTGGAAATCTGGAACCAAGCAACTATTAACAATCTTAAGATTGTGGGCCACTTAAACAGGCCCATTTATAGAGAAGGGCCTTGAAATCATTGCTTCACCCACCTCTTATATCCATCCAAAACAGACCCGAGATTTGACGGAAAGGTAAACCAATTCAGAGCAGAAGAAGAACTCAGTGAGTTTGAatctcgagagagagagagagagagcgagcgAGCAAGACGAAGAAGAATGGATCCAGAGCAACTCGACGAGTTCGTAATGGGCTACTTGAAGAAGAAAGGTTTCAACGGCGCAGCTAAACAGCTCCAAGATGCTCTtcaccacaacaacaacaacaacaatggtactggcagcagcagcagcttcaATTCCACCGATTACCATAACGATCCTGAGCTCACCAAGCTCATTCGCTCCTTCTCCCagtacatctctctctctccctttagATTATGTTTCAATTCGAATTTCGTTTtttgggaaattagggtttttaattgCTTTGTTGATGCAATTTTGTAGATCAGAGAATGATCCAACGAGGTACCGTAATGGTTACAGCAATCTTAGGTCATGGGCTTATAACTCGTTGGATCTTTATAAAGTCAGTATCTTTTCTCCCTTTACGCCATTTTACTTTAGTCTCATTTTGTAACTGATGAGCTGCTTCGAATTTGTAGCATGAATTGCTCAGAGTGATGTATCCAGTGTTTATTCATTGTTACATGGATCTGGTTGGTAAAGGGCACACTCAAGAAGGTACCTTTCAATTATACAAGGATTagctttcaatttttttttaagtattagCTTTACATGGGATACATTTTACTTGTCTTCCAGCGAGAGCCTTCTTTAACAGCTTCCGCAAAGATCATGAAATGATACATTTACGGGATCTTCAGAAGCTGGAAGGCGTTCTTGTTCCTTCTCATCTAGAGGTTTTTAAGCTAACCTTATAATGTTGATAGTggatttatttttctctttttcctaTTTCAACTGTCTTATGACCTTGGTGCACTGCTTATCAGGAGATGGAGTTTGCTCGTTCTCTTAGACAAAGCAAGGTCAACATCAAGATTTGTCAGGTAAACGAAGTTTGAAAATGACTACTAGCTGTTACAGGCAAATGCTTCAAGGTTTCTGGTCTGATTTTGGATTCGATGGCGGCAGAATTCTAACGTGCTTACTGAATGTTGCAGTATTCATATGATCTGTTGCTTCAGTATCTACATAGGACGGAATCTACTTTAATGCTTGGTATTATTAACGAGCACATCAATTTCCAAGGTAATTATGTTCCTTTCTCGTGTATatgctaaaatatatatagcagATTTCTGAGTAGCATGCTGAGTCCACTTTTGTCGTGGGTCATTTGTTGCAGTCTACTCGGGACAGCCAAACTCCTCATCTGATGACATAGACGCCGTCACAATTGTTGGGAGTTTTCAGGAGACAGCTGATCACGTCAATCAAAAAGAAATACAGTGGGGAGTACGTATTTTCTTAAAGcttctttttattctttattcGGGAGGGGTATACCTCATCCCAGGGAGGATATTATATTTGCATAGTCGTTAACTacaatgtgattttttttctattatagtTGCTTGAAGACTCGCTCGAAGATCGCCTTGAGAAGACGGGAAGCCTACTGACTGATTCTGAGAAGGGACAAGGAGAAAGTAAAGACGGGGACGTTGATGATAGTAATAAGGTGATAAGTAGCTTCAACTTGGATCAATAATTTCTGAACTAAAAATCCCATATTTACTCGTCAGTTGGTACCGTGTTCAGAAAAGATCCACCGAAATTGGAAAGCAAGGCTCTTCCTTAAAAAAGTTAAAGAAGGACAAAGCAGGAAATGCAACAGCAAAAGTTGCACGTCAGGAGACCAGCACGGTGTCGCCGGCCCCACGTGTAAAATCAGAACTTGCCTTGCCAGTCATGTACTTTCGAATCCCTTCATTTATGTGTTAGGATTTTATGGAAGAGTAATGAACAGGCAATATATATGGACGATGCATGACTGATTATAGATAACAAATATAGTAGCTGTGAAAAACTTAACTACTGTAACTTAGATATTTTTTCTATCTCTATGTTCTTTATGTTAGGTCAACGGATGTTGAGGAATCCATCCTTGAAGACCTGAGAAACCGTGTGCAGCTGAGTAGTGTCGCAATGCCATCTGTCAGCTTTTATACGTTTGTTAATACTCATAACGGGTAATGTCGTATCTCCTCGTAATGTTTTAGTGCTTGTTTTGCAACATGTTACTCACTTATTAATTGTCCTCCAGGTTAAACTGTGCATCTATATCTCATGATGGTTCTTTGGTTGCTGGTGGGTTCTCAGATTCGTCAATAAAGGTATCTTATGCTTGAATGGTTGTATATGCTtccttttcttgttttcttactCTCTAAAATGATGCCTAATGGACGGTTATGGTGTTCAGGTCTGGGACATGGCGAAGATAGGACAAGCTGGCAGTGGTATGTTTTTCTATCAGACAGATAACTTTTTAATAGTGACACATTGTGAAATAGGAATTACTTAGACATAAATTTCCCTTGTcgttttgttaatttttcatGATTCTTGTTTGTGTTGTCATGAGAAGTTATAGACACTAAAGCTGTCTGGTCCCAGGTGCTTTGCAGGGTGAAAGTGATACAAATGATCAAGTCGCTGGACCAAATAGCAGAAGAAATTATACATTATTACTGGGTCACTCAGGGCCAGTTTACTCGGCCACTTTCAGTCCACCTGGAGATTTTGTATTATCTTCTTCAGCAGATACAACAAGTATGTATCTGTCCATCACTCTACATATCCATATGCACGCTCATTAGTTTAGACTTTTCTTAGTTCCCAACTATGTATAAGTGCAGTACGGCTGTGGAGCACACAACTAAATGCCAATCTCGTGTGCTACAAGGGCCATAATTACCCTGTCTGGGATGTCCAGGTACAATTGTTCAATTTTCGCACCTTTGTCTTACATAAACTGAAATTTATGATGAACGGTCGGTCATGTATATATACTCGTTTTCATGGTGCAGTTTAGCCCTTTCGGCCATTACTTTGCAAGCTGTTCTCATGATCGCACTGCACGGATTTGGTCAATGGACCGAGTACAACCTCTGCGGATAATGGCAGGGCATCTATCTGATGTTGATGTAAGCGTCCCCCTCATCTTTATCGTTAGGGTTTTAATTTACAGAGGTTAAACAAAGGGACCGTTTGAGTTTTTAAAGTATGCATGGGTCATTTTCTTTAATCGTTTTGGTATGCAATTGAAGGCATTAGTTTACCGTGTCACACTTAAATGGTTTAGCTAACATTTTGCATTGTTTATTGACTTAAGATTAGTAGCcttttatattcttaatttgGCCCTGCAATCATTAGTTATGAATCAACCTTATAGTTGATCTGGAGATTGTCATCTAAGCGACTTGAAGTCATAAGGTTACGTTGGATTACTTAACTATTTGGATTTACACTGATACAAATAAGCGACCCCAGTTTCCATTTGGATAACTATTGATGTGCCTTTCATGTACTTATCAAAATCCTTGTTTCAGTGTGTACAGTGGCATCCCAATTGTAACTACATTGCAACCGGTTCTAGTGATAAGACGGTGAGACTCTGGGATGTGCAAACTGGGGAATGTGTCAGGATTTTCATTGGGCACAGGAGTATGGTTTTATCATTGGCGATGTCACCAGATGGGAGATATATGGCCTCGGGTGATGAAGATGGAACCATAATGATGTGGGACCTCTCAACAGCTCGCTGCATCACACCTCTCATGGGCCATAATTCATGTGTGTGGAGTCTCTCTTACAGGTAAGACAGCGAGATAAGTATCCACGTCATGGATTGTGGAGAGTTACATAGGTTTCGTTATGGGTCATTAATGGAATGGCTGAGCTTGGTTAGCATAGTGAACGCACAAACTGCACTTCCAATGATCCAAGACTACACTAACCTGTGTTTTCTTCTGTTACAGCGGCGAGGGGTCTCTTCTGGCTTCTGGATCTGCGGACTGCACAGTGAAACTGTGGGACGTCACTTCAAGTACCAAATTGACAAAGGCCGAGGAGAAGTGAGTTTACTCCATTCTAAAACTGTATCATTGTTCTCTTTGAATTTCagtttgttttgttaaaaatgaatttatcaTTTATTGTTGATCAGAAATGGAAACTCGAACAGACTGCGCTCACTCAGGACTTTCCCCACCAAGTCCACACCAGTTCACGCTCTCAGAGTAAGTTATACTCTCTTTACAAGAATTAGTTCGACCAGTTTTGGAACACCGTCATACTTTTTTCATCTCTAGACTGTCGGCTAAGTCTATCATCTTGCGCTTGTGAATGAATCAACTCATCAATAAAATTAGTGAccaaaaaattgtattataacCTTTCCTTCATATCATTACAAAGCATATGCTATAACACTTTTTGTGGGGTGTATGTTTACATTTGGTGCAGTTTTCTCGGAGAAACCTGCTGTTTGCTGCAGGAGCGATCTCTAAACCCACAAGCTGATGGAAACCAAATGGTATCTGAGATTTGCTGCTTTTTACATTCTTGCAAGCTGTTGCAGACCAGAAGAAATCAGGTGTAGAATATAGTCAGTCCTCTCGATACTCTTTATGTTACTTGTTTATGGCCGTGGCTTTGCATTTCTAAATACCAACGTAAACTAACTATGTATGCAACCAGTCCAGAAATtatttggagcatgtttgctttgtaGGATTGCCCAAAAATTATTTGTCATCATCACGTTGTTCACTGTTACTTTGGAGATATGAATGCTATGTGTTTCTCCTCTCTTCTTATTAGCCCTCACTTTTTTTCAGTTAACGACACGGTGCAATGTTAGTCTACTCATTGGCCATTGCGCATCAGTAATAATTCAGGTCCTTGTATTGCCTTATACAAGCAAACTAGGGACTCCTTTGACGGAGAGTTAGAGATATATAGTACTAGTACTATAACTTAGAATATAACGTCACCACCAAGTATACATTATAAGTATAAGCACAACCAGTAGAATCTGAAAACAAATTAGCATTTGAAAACTCTCAATCAGCTTTACTAATTTCTGTGTCGGCCATTAGTGACTTTGGACCCACCGACTACGGTGGCAGATGCAAACGACAATTACACAATCTAACCATTAGATCTTTTCCATATTCTTTACAAGCTAAAGTACATCCTTTGCTAAGTAAGTTTTGGATATGTTAAGTGGTGTATTAGATTGTTAGTAGTAACATAAACCCCCACCCCCCGGTCGACGATGCTGATTGAGAAGAAAAAACCTTTACTCAGTGCCCAAGTGGGTTTGATATTGCTGACGTGGTTTCCAAAAGAGAAGTTCTGACTGGTGGAATAAAGCACCTTTCTCCATGCAACCTAGTTGTATTTCATGATGAAATTAAGTGGGAAACCAAACTTTGTATCGACGAATCTGCGAACCTCTTTAAAtgataaagaaagaagagcGTGGAAGTTTCACTAATCTTTTTTCCTTTAACGTTTCACAGAAACAAAAGGTTGATCATATAGTTCTAATTAAAATATCTCACTAAGATACATAATAAAATGAATCACACATAATAATGAAACAGATCTACCCAAAACTATCATTAATCAAATAAAGAGCTTTTCAAACGGATAACTTACCCATGTTATTTGTAATGTGATGCAAATAAATCTAAAGGTTTGAAAACTTATTAGAAATGGTTTACAATTATTGTATGGTAGAGAGAAGCAATAACTAGTTAGATTAAGGAATAGTTTATTGTTGAAAACACACGTTTTGTAAATCTTAAGCCATAGAGTTTCCTTTTGTTAACATAACAGACTTGTGTTTTCTTACTCTCATCATTCATCACTGCAAGTGTACGTGGACTgagaaaatattcatataagtGGTCTAcaagatgatatatatatgtatatattgatGTAGATCTCCCTGGATAATTTCTTACTAAACACAACTAATTGTAAAATGTCAAAAAGTAATGATAGCAAAATATGGCATACACTTGCTTGACTAAATCCGAATAACGCtacttagagcatcattatcgcCGTTGCTTATCACGGTTGCTAggttaattataattaaaaaaaaaagaaaaaaaactttttaatagaAGCAACGTTGTTTAATTAGGCAACGGAAGCGACGTAACTTATGGCCACGCGTCATACGTTgaactctttctctctctcatcttTATCTCTCTCCCGGCCAAAAAAGAAAACGGAAGAAtagcgaagaagaagaatcaaagcATGAGTGGGCAAGAGAATCACGACGCCAGCGGGATTTCTACTCCCTCCGCATCGGAGCACAAAGCTCCTCAATCCTCTGACTATCACTCCTTACCCTAAGCTCGATCCCAACGACGTCAATCCTCCTCCTTCTCCCATCTCCGGCAATGCCGCTATCACCATGCCGTCGGAGTTCAATCCTTACGTCTTTCCTTCCACTGTCCCCAAAAGTAAGCTACTTCGCATCATCCGATCTCGAATTTATGTGTTTAATTGATTGATCGATTTTGGTTTTGGGGGACAGATACAATGGACTCTGTGAAGGACACGCTTGGAAATGGGGGAAGATGGCTGCAGACACCACCAAGAAGGCTCAAGATCTCTCTGGAAACGTTTGGCACGTTTGGCAGCACTGTAAGAAGCAGCTCCCTTGTCCCTTCTTCTTTGTCAAATCAGTGATGAATCTAGTGTATGTATGGTTGTTTTACTGGTATATTTCAAGATTGTTTCTTTTTGCTTTGTGTGAGGAACTAGTGTTGTATTATAAATATGAACTGAAGATAGTTTAATTGCAAAACAAAAACCGCTACATGATTATGAAGAAGCTCTCAAGAAGAAGCTCATTACTGAGTTGTTGTCTTAATGTTGTCTGAAGAAGAAGTTTAAGTTCAAGTCTCAGTTTAAGTTCAAGAATTAGTTTAAGTTGAAGTCTCTGTTTGTTGTTCTTGTCTTCGTTAATGCgttttttatgtttctgtttctgtttcatGTCTCTGTTTGTTGTTTTTCAAGTTCAAGACTGTGGCTACttctttttatgtttctgtttcaTGTCTTTGTTATTGATATGTGTTTCTTTCATGATGATATACGTTTATTGTTCTCACTAATTGTTGCATGTTCTTACTTTCAGGTCAAAGAAAAGTGTGGAAGAGTGGAGCTTTAGGAGTGGAAGAATCACGGACTGCTACTGAAGCTTGTTCTCATGAGAATCATGGGCTGCTTTGTTTTTCATTTACAAACAAGTAAACATATTTCAGAATTGTGTTTTGAAAATGTTGaatacaaaaaaatccaaaaataaaaaacttgcAATGGAGGAAGAAAAATATGAAGTTGCTTAGCTAAGTTGCTTACCATAAAAAACttcttaaatattattattatataattaagcAATCCATTATGTGTTGTtgggataatgatgctcttactCTGTAATTAATTTGATCTACGGTCTGGTCTTAATAGAGAGtacaaaagaagagaagaaaaaaagattgaagGAGAGACCCACAAGAGAAGCTAGAGGAGACAGAAGTGGCCACTTACCACGTGGAGTTACATTAAGTATACCTAAACTTACCTGAAAATAATTTAGATGGCCCATTTCcagtacatatatttttttcttttcaacatCAATCCTTCAAAATTTATTGTCATTTTCCTCTCCTGTCATTTCATCAGATGATCGTAACTGTTTTGAGAACTGCTTCATTTACACTATATAAAGCAAATACTGCACATACACCAACTTATCACCAGTTTCAACTTATTGATCATGGCCAAGGACTAAAGGAGTTGCCTTAACCTGATGACCTGTCATAAGGAGTGGGTTATTAATAAGCTAGCTTTTAAGTGTTTTGTGAAAAGTGTGTGAtagcaaaccaaaccaacctATAAGCTCTCAGTACATAGTACTTAATTTGGTCCATTACTtgttattacaaaaatatctaAGAAAATGTTTTACTATTAGGGCATTGTTTTCTTTGTCTATTCCTTTCTAATACCATCTACTTCTGCTCCTGTTTACAGTTACAAGCTTCTTTCATAGCTATTAATAATAGAAAGAGAGTGAAGAAATCATCAACttggaaaagaaagaaataatatGTTCTCTTTTTAGCCCTCATGGACACTTCCATGGAGAAGCAACTGCCATCAGATCcctcttgcatggcttcctctaCAGCTTTTCCATGTCAAGATTCTCTAAACGAGAGCCAAGAACAGACTTTTAAGAATGAAGAAACAGACGTTAATGATTCTACTCAAGAACTCAATCTCCTCGACTGCATAGACACGAGTATCAATGTTAACCAGAGTTGTAACGGGTCGACTACACCCACGGAACACAAACTATTCTCATGCAACTACTGTCAAAGATCTTTCTATAGCTCACAAGCACTTGGTGGTCACCAAAACGCACACAAGAGAGAGAGGACGTTGGCAAAGAGAGCACAACGAATGGCAGCATCAGCCTCGGCTTTTGGACATCCTTACGGTTTCTCTCCAGTTCCTTTCCATGGACAATACACCAACAGGTCTTTGGGGATTCAAGCGCACTCGATGATTCACAATATAAGTTCATATAACGGGTTTGGTGGTGAGTATGGTCATATCAACTGGTCAAGACTACCACTAGATCAACAACCAGCAATAGGAAAACTTTCTTCAATGGATCATTTTCATActcatcagcagcagcagcagatgatgatgatggatcCTTCAATGACTTCACGGTCCAATAACATGGGTAGATCACCGAGCAACATAGGAAGGATTCTAGTAGGGTCACCGACTCTTGAGCAATGGCGAGGAGACACAAATCAGGAAGAGAAACAGAAGCTTGACTTATCCCTCAAGCTCTAAGATTATGTTTCTCCATTCTTGCATTTAGTATATTTTACTGTATTTTCACGTGATTAATATCAATTAGTACTTACTCTTATGTGTATATGTTTCTGTctggaaaaaaaatctaatgtaCATTTTTCACGTATCTACTTAGTCTGAGATTTGTCGACTATACATAAATAAATTCCAAGAATTGGAGAATTGTGTACAGAGTAAatgaaaagagaagagattGAGATCTGAAGGAAGATTTGGTTCCATAGTCacaagaaaaaggaaataatattataatgtCAAAGTTGGTTTACCTAAAAGTTAGAACAGTCattctatttatttaaaagttgCTAACAAGACACTCAACCGAACAAAACATAtgtaataaaaagaagaaagttgCTGCGTAGGATGATTGTGACACTAAAAAGCAAAGAGTTCTATAGAAGAAAACTGAATCATAATATCACTAAAGCATCCAATGCTTCTCTTTGTTAGACCCCAAAGTGGTGTAAACTATGACAACGAATATTGACCTTTCTTTTTTGGCCCTAGAGGATAACAACTAAACGAGTACGTGCACGCCACACACACACATGCAAATTGATATTTGCATGACACAAGCGACTGTCTAAAGGTGTGAAAGAACTATACATTTTAAACattgtatatttaaaatgtgactCCAACATTGTATATCTAAAGATATTGCATAAAAGGTGACTCCAACATTGTATATTTTCCCGAAGTTACATGTAAAATAAAGAACGGCACCAAGAGATTGgattatattactatatatctTCGTGGGTTTTCTTATAGCATGGACACAACTTATTAAACGGCCATCTCATATTTCATATGTTCAGAAACCATTATAATCAATAAAAACGACGCATATTGCTTTCATCACCGACGACTTCACGTGTTTATCCAAAATTGGTCGAAGATAATTGAATCAAGTAAGTCTCAATCATGTCTTTTCCACCAGTAGTAAACAATTTAGCGGCAGGAAGAAGATATGCTTGTTTGTATTCACAGAGATAAAGAAACAAATAGTCAGAAGTCAGAACGAATCAAAATTCATACAGTTTCATGGATAAATCCAAGAAAAGCACAAGTGGACGATCGTACATCCAAAACATGTAATGTAACAAAACCTTACAAGCCCTTCGAATCATCTTCTTGTTTATTACAGTTTTGGCCCCAGATATTTCATACAATCTCACTCATACTTTCCCACATAACGTAGAATCAGTTTT
This genomic stretch from Raphanus sativus cultivar WK10039 unplaced genomic scaffold, ASM80110v3 Scaffold0979, whole genome shotgun sequence harbors:
- the LOC130503494 gene encoding transcription initiation factor TFIID subunit 5, which encodes MDPEQLDEFVMGYLKKKGFNGAAKQLQDALHHNNNNNNGTGSSSSFNSTDYHNDPELTKLIRSFSQSENDPTRYRNGYSNLRSWAYNSLDLYKHELLRVMYPVFIHCYMDLVGKGHTQEARAFFNSFRKDHEMIHLRDLQKLEGVLVPSHLEEMEFARSLRQSKVNIKICQYSYDLLLQYLHRTESTLMLGIINEHINFQVYSGQPNSSSDDIDAVTIVGSFQETADHVNQKEIQWGLLEDSLEDRLEKTGSLLTDSEKGQGESKDGDVDDSNKKRSTEIGKQGSSLKKLKKDKAGNATAKVARQETSTVSPAPRVKSELALPVMSTDVEESILEDLRNRVQLSSVAMPSVSFYTFVNTHNGLNCASISHDGSLVAGGFSDSSIKVWDMAKIGQAGSGALQGESDTNDQVAGPNSRRNYTLLLGHSGPVYSATFSPPGDFVLSSSADTTIRLWSTQLNANLVCYKGHNYPVWDVQFSPFGHYFASCSHDRTARIWSMDRVQPLRIMAGHLSDVDCVQWHPNCNYIATGSSDKTVRLWDVQTGECVRIFIGHRSMVLSLAMSPDGRYMASGDEDGTIMMWDLSTARCITPLMGHNSCVWSLSYSGEGSLLASGSADCTVKLWDVTSSTKLTKAEEKNGNSNRLRSLRTFPTKSTPVHALRFSRRNLLFAAGAISKPTS
- the LOC108835291 gene encoding zinc finger protein 3-like — protein: MDTSMEKQLPSDPSCMASSTAFPCQDSLNESQEQTFKNEETDVNDSTQELNLLDCIDTSINVNQSCNGSTTPTEHKLFSCNYCQRSFYSSQALGGHQNAHKRERTLAKRAQRMAASASAFGHPYGFSPVPFHGQYTNRSLGIQAHSMIHNISSYNGFGGEYGHINWSRLPLDQQPAIGKLSSMDHFHTHQQQQQMMMMDPSMTSRSNNMGRSPSNIGRILVGSPTLEQWRGDTNQEEKQKLDLSLKL